The DNA region GTCGGGAGAAGGGACATCCTCTCAACCAACATTTACCACTCAGGTACCACCGACACCTCCGGTTTTCTTCAACCTACCAAACATGGGAGCGGGTGGATCTTCGCCTGAGCCTCAATATGCTACGCATTTCCCAGCTCAGCCTATATACCCGATGAGGATTCCTCATGCTGATGAGTTAACCTTGGAAGGGTCTCACAAGGAAAAAATGATAGGAGCTGAAGGTTTAGAGAAGTGGGCTGCCCTAGAAGAGAGAATAAGGGCAGTTGAAGGAAATCACTTGTATGACCCTGTGAAAGCTGCCGAGATGTGTTTGGTACCTAACGTAGTCATTCCTAAGAAGTTTAGGGTGCTGGAATTTATCAAATACACTGGAACTCAATGTCCAATAACCCACCTTAAGTcatattgcaataagatggtcGAGGTGGTGCAAGATGAGAAATTGTTGATCCATTTCTTCCAAGATAGTTTGAGTGATGTCGCGCTCACTTGGTACATGCGTTTGGACAATACCAAGATAAGGGGATGGAAATATCTAGTCGATGCTTTTATTAAGCAATATAAGTTCAACGTAGACATAGCCCCTGATAGATCAAGCTTACATTCATTGGAGAAGGGTTATAAGGAATCTGTAAGGGAATATGCACAAAGGTGGCGTGAAACGGCAGCACAAGTTAATCCGCCATTGTTGGAGAAGGAAATGATcggtttattttccaacaccttcaaagctccatactttgaatacttggttggAAGTTCTGCACAAAGCTTCTCTGATTTGGTTGTTATAGCTGAACGAATTGAACAAGCCATTCGAACGGGTAGGATCACAGACCCTAGTGAAAAAAGGGGTTTTGTTGGACGCAAGAAGGAGGCTGACGTCCACAATGTCGAAGGTGAAGGTAAGGGAAGAAAGCATAATTTCAGGCCACCCATGACCATTCCCCCCACATCTAATATAAATTTCACCTCACCttatctaaaaaaccaaacaaataccCAAAATATCCCATACCGCCAAAACAACACATTTTACCCACGCAGAAGCTTCCCCACAAACCAAGAAGAACTGCCCCCACTTCCCATGCCTCTTAGTGAGATGTATCAAAGATTGCTCAGTATTGGCCAAGTAACACCTGTTCATTTGACACCTTTGCAACCACCTTTTCCTCAATGGTACCAACCAGACCAGAaatgcgagtaccatgctggtatcgCCGGCCATAATATTGACAGTTGTTTAGCTTTCAAAAGGAGAATCCTCCAACTCATCAAAGCAGGTTGGATTTCCTTTGATGATTTTCCGAACGTAAAATCCAACCCGCTACCGCACCATGCTTCTGGAAGTGGAGGGGTAAATGctttggaagaagaagagaggggtGCTAATGTCTTAAAGTTGTCAATGGAGGGGTTGTACAAAATGTTGAAGCAAGCTGGGTACCTCCAAACACCCCTCAAAAAGCAAGCCATAGGCCATAAGGGTGAATATTGTGAGTACCACCAGCATATGGGACACCATATAAACTCTTGTAAAGAGTTTCGGGTGAAAGTAGAAGATATGATGACATTGGGAGTGTTGAGGATAGGGGTGCCTGAAGAAAAGCTAGTAGGAACCATGACTGGTTTCGACAAGAAGGTTGAAGTTTGTAGATATCAACCAACAGAGAGAGGACCCCTAAGAATGATCTTGGCTAGACCTACAATCACAATTAGTGGAAATTATAATGCCATACCTCATAATTATGGTTACTCTTTCCACACCGCGAGACCAACTCCTACTCTTCATGCTGAAATTGGGGGGTTAACCCGAAGTGGAAGGTACTATACTCCTGAAGAGTTAGAAGACCAAAGAAGAgtaaaaggaaagaatgtgGTGGAGTTGGCCAAGATGGATGAGGTCAACAAACCAGTGAGCGACGAGGAGGCTAACGAGTTCTTGAAGCTAATGAAGCACAGCGAATACAGCGTGGTGGACCAGTTGAAAAAGACCCCCGCCAGAATCTCTTTATTATCATTAGTTTTGAGTTCAGAGTTGCATAAAAACGCTCTTCAGAAAGTCCTTAACGAAGCATATTTTCCTCAAGATATCACACAGGATTCTATAGAACATTTGGTGGGAAGGATTCAAGCCACTAACTATCTCTACTTCACAAATGATGAATTAGATCATGAAGGAACTGGTCACAATAAGCCGTTATATATCACTGTGAAATGTAAGAATTGTGTGATCGCTAAGGTGCTGATAGATAATGGTTCTGCTTTGAATGTGTTGCCAAGGCATGTGCTTGATAAAATGCCAGTTGATGTctctcatatgaagccaagtaccaTGACAGCTAGAGCATATGATGGTTCGCCAAGGCCGATTATGGGAAATATTGATGTTGAGCTCGTAATTGGGCCCCAACCTTTCCAAGTAACTTTACAAGTGATGGATATTCATCCCACATACAAcatgttgttgggaagaccttggatccacgcagcaCGAGCTGTTGCATCCTCATTACACCAACGGGTTAAGTTTATCATCAATGGAAACTTGGTGACAGTAAGGGCTGAAGAGGCTTTAGCTATGGTGAGAAACGTGTCGATTCCTTATATAGAGGCTGAAGAGAATAAAGACAGAAACTTACATGCATTTGAGGTAGTAAATGCTGAATGGGTACCTGAGAATACGGTGCGAAGGAAACCAGAGGTTTCTGAAGCTGCAAGGATGGCTGTTAAATATTTTCTGAAGCATGGATTGCCATTCCAATATGACCCTATCACAGGAATGCCCGAGAGGATCAATGTAATAAAGAGGAAATGTGCAGATCAGAGGTTTGGTTTAGGTTTTAAACCTAGAAAGGAAGATTTCATGAGAGCGGCTGAGTTTAAAAGAGAAAGGAGGTTAGCTCGAATTGAAGGAAGGGAGCCTAATGAAGGTCGAATCCGGATCCCTCCAATTCACGTAACATTCCCCCGACCTGTGCAAGTGATCAATGCTGGGGGTGAAATTGAGAGGATGAGTAAAGAATTTAGCAGTGCTACCATCCACCATCTGGAAGAAATCAACAAACAAGAACCCCAAGGGGGTTTTGAAGACAAAGAGAGCCCGTATGAAGAACTACCCCAACTGACTGTGAGTGCTCTAGAGGATGGTCTACCTGAGTTTGTGAGAAGATTAACTAAAGGGGAAGAATTGAACAATTGGGAAATTCAAGAAGTCCCAGTTATCTTTAAAAAGTAAACATTTGTTTGTCGCTTGCTTTTTCTTATTGCTGCATTTTGTTTGAATAAATTTACGTTGCCAGTAATCGTGGCTCAAGATATTGGCAACAAGAATTTGTGTTGAGCCCTTCtatcatttcaagttttaatgagatcatgcttGGTTTTTCCCTTCATCATGCCttttagtttcattttttcCATTATGCACTCATAACAAAGGCACTTTCCGCTTTCAGGGAATCTAAAAGCGGGACAACGATAAACTTACAAACCCATTGCATTGAGAATAATTGgcctaattttgataaaatcgtAACTTCAATCAATGACGAAGAAGATGGTGAAGATGACTTTGAGGAGTTCAAAAAGCTTATAAAACAATCCGAACATGCATGGGAGCCTGCAAAAGAGGAATTAGAATTAATAAATGTAAGTACCGAGCATGATAAAAAGGAGTTGAAAATAGGGATGTTGATCAATACAGCTATGAGGAGTGAGTTGGTCGCCCTTTTGCAGGAGTATGTGGATATTTTTGCCTGGTCGTACGCAGAcatgcccggtttggatactGAAATAGTAGTGCATACGTTACCTTTGATTGAGGGTTGTCGTCCAGTCAAACAAAAGCTAAGAAGGACAAGACCTGATGTATTGCTCAAGGTAAAAGAAGAGATAACCAGACAGTGGGATGCAGGTTTCTTGGAAGTAGTAGAATATTCTGAATGGGTGTCTAACATTGTTGCGGTTCCCAAGAAGGACAACAAAATCAGGGTGTGCGTGGATTTCCGGGATTTGAATAGGGCAAGCCCGAAAGATGACTTTTTGTTACCGCATATAGACGTGTTGGTGGACAATGCTGCTAAGAGTTCCACTTACTCTTTCATGGATGGTTTCTCTGGCTATAATCAGATTAaaatggctgaagaagataagAGAAAGACGACATTTATCACCCCATGGGGGACTTATTGTTACAAAGTAATGCCATTCGGATTGAAGAATGCTGGAGCAACATACCAAAGGGCAATGGTAGCactttttcatgatatgatgcacAAGGAAATTGAGgtctatgtggatgacatgatcACAAAGTCCAAAGATGAAGAAAGCCATATCCCAGCTCTGAGGAAATTGTTCGAGAGGTtgagaaaatatcaattgaaattgaatcctGCAAAGTGTACATTCGGGGTGAAATCAGGCAAATTATTAGGATTTGTGGTGAGTAATAAAGGCATAGAAGTGGACCCCGATAAAGTAAAAGCCATTCAAGACATGCCCGCTCCAAAGACCGAAAAGGAAGTTCGAGGCTTTTTGGGGTGTTTGAACTATATTGCTCGTTTTATCTCACAACTTACAGTGACATGTGAACTGATTTTTCGATTGCTCTGGAAGAAGAATCCTGGAACATGGGATGAAGATTGCCAAAAATCAagcttttgataaaatcaagcaGTACTTACAGAAACCACCATTGTTGGTTCCGCCTGTACACGGAAGGCCACTCATCCTTTATTTAACTGTGACCAAATCAGCTATGGGTTGTGTGTTGGGGCAACAGAATGAGTCAGGAAGAAAGGGGCAAGCCATCTACTATTTGAGTAAGAAGTTCACCGAGTGTGAATCCCGTTACAGTATGGTAGGGAAGTTATGTTGTAGTCTGGTGTGGAGTGCGAAGAGGTTGCGACAATATATGCTATACTATACTACCTGGATGATCTCAAGAATGGACCCATTGAAGTATATCTTTGAAAAGCCATACATGTCGAGTAGAATAGCCAGATGGCAAGTACTGCTGGCTGAGTATGACATCATCTACATGACAAGAAAATCAGTAAAAGGAAGCGCAATTGCAGATCATTTAGCCGATAATGCTATTGAGGATTACAAGCCATTGAACTTTGACTTTCCTGATGAAGATGTGCTAGTAACAGAAAAGGAGGAGAAGAGTGGTTGGTGGGCTATGTATTTTGACGGCGCAGTAAATGTATCGGGCAACGGGGCAGGTGCTGTGATAATTTCCCCAGAAGGAAAGCAATATCCTATCTCGGTAAAGCTGCACTTTAGTTGTACAAACAACAcagctgagtatgaagcttgcatcCACGGATTGGAAgctgcattagagatgaatGTAGGGAAATTAGAAGTATATGGAGACTCAATGCTAATAATCTGTCAGGTGAAAGGTGAATGGCAGACAAGGGATGAAAAATTGAGACCATACCAGGAATACCTCTCTAAATTGGCTGAAAGCTTTGATGAAATAGAATTTACTCATTTGGGGAGAGACAAAAATCAGTTTGCCGATGCGTTAGCTACCTTAGCTTCTATGGCTATGATTGATTGTGGTGCAAAAATTCAGCCTGTAAGCATCGAGATCAGAAATTCTCCCTCGCATTGTTGTTtaatagaagaagaaacagacAAAGACCCATGGTACACAGATATAAAAAGATTCATCCAGCATCAAGAGTACCCGTCAGGAGCCTCGAAGATAGATAAAAGGACCTTGAGAAGAATGGCCATGGAATACTACATAGATGGGGAGATTTTGTATAAAAGGTCATTTGATGGGACTTTGCTAAGGTGTTTAAGTGATCTGGAAGCAAACCAGGCCCTACAAGAAGTGCACGGAGGAATTTGTGCTACCCACGCAAACGGACACATGATGGCTAGGCAGATGCAAAGAGCAGGTTATTTTTGGCTGACCATGGAGAAGGATTGCATAAATTATGTCCGAAGGTGCCACAAATGTCAAGTGTATAGCGACAAAGTCAATGCGCCTCCTACACCCTTATTTAACATGGTGTCTCCTTGGCCCtttgcaatgtggggaataGATGTGATTGGGCCTATTAATCCAAAAGCTAGTAACGGACTTCGTTTTATCCTTGTAGCGATTGATTACTTCACCAAATGGGTAGAGGCTTGCTCATATGCCTATGTGACTCAGAAAGTGGTTAAGCGGTTCATCAAGAAAGATCTAATCTGTAGATATGGTGTGCCCGAgagagtagtgactgacaaTGCTCAAAACTTTAATGGAAAGATGATAATGGAGATATGCACAAAGTGGAAGATCAAGCATTCCAACTCGTCCCCTTACAGACCCAAGATGAACGACGCTGTAAAAgctgctaataaaaatataaagaagattgTTCAAAAAATGGTGATTACttacaaggattggcatgaATGGCTTCCTTATGCTCTACATGCGTATCGAATAGCAGTGAGGACATCAACCGGGGCTACACCATACTCTTtagtatatggaatggaggcagtGGTACCATTGGAAGTAGAAATTCCCTCTTTAAGGGTCCTCATGGAATCTGGACTCGAGGAATCTGATTGGGTCAAGCTACGATACGAACAACTAAATATGATCAGCGAGAGAAGGTTAGCAGCAATTTGTCACCACCAGTTgtatcaaagaaggatggctaaggcgtatgacCGAAAAGTTCGGCCAAGAGAATTCAAAGAAGGAGATTTAGTATTGAGGAAAGTTCTGTCAATACCAGGAGAAGATCGCAGTAAATGGGCGCCCAATTATGAAGGACCCTACATAGTGAAGAAGACATTTTCAGGAGGGGCATTGATACTAACAAGAATGGATGGGGAGGATGTAGTTAGGCCTGTGAACTCTGATTCtgtaaagaaatattatccatGATGTATAAgtctttatcaaatcaataaaaaaggattgggccaattatttctctttgcatatttttcataaggggtgcctgcaaaaaaaaaaaaaaaaaccaaaaatataccCTTACAACTTCGCATGATCTCATAGAcataattgatttcttttaccAAAATCCATTTCCCATTTGgagttttttgaaatattgatctagcattttgatttcaaaaataatttgatgtgctttcaaaaatgatattgtaacattctacttgtagaatgataattgaatcaagcaactctgtcattgaggtgactaaattataagaaaaaaagaaatgaataaacacccttatcCTATGACTCTTGGATCATGTGTTTttttgtatgaataatggtacgTAGTGAACTCTTTACTCatgactcatgaaatgcatctttgcaaagaccaaacaatcatactggatgaggtcaaagtttattgatcttaactgtttgcgcttgaaatgaggaaaggccatctttgttattcctttcacgttctgaaATAAGTATATCCCTTGCGACCCCTTTTTGAGCccgaataatttttcttttatgaaaaaaattccgactaggatcacaccccacactggggggcaagagaaaatttcaatgagaaaagagaaaaagccgtgagaaagcctaAGAGGCATaagagctcaagaaactcaaatgctagggggcatgcccaaatcactagaaaaagtgACATCCAAGGTAAAAAGAGTATGCCCtagcaaagcaataaaaaagaagaagcaacaaatcaaagaagtgcggcaaaagaaaataggaatgacgtcaagagtcaaactgttgatagtgatccttagtctttgaaaccctgaaacactctttgagccttatgaatccttttctttcatagccaacaaccacagcctacgttacgtccCTGTAAAAGTcatttctaatcaagcaagcaagcaaccgagaataataaacaatgctctccaaatgcaaagaatactttttcataagattcatgacatcaagaataaactactcattattattcatgctgataaaaatgaatgattcaagaagagacaaatttttctcatacaaaacctcgagctttttcttgagcccttcactttgaaacaaaagatcatctcatgatgtatttttactgaagatctcattgccaaacacaaaagcaaataacttcttttccaagaaagaaaatagccaaggagttgtaagatttcaaaagcaaattgttttagattcacatcgaaataatttttgttttcaaaatgcaagatcaagatttcaagattcattctagacccacattccttcaccaaaatgaacaaaaagagaaatgagagaatggtcttttaaaaccattatttgtctaagtcgctgacaaagtacacttgggggcaatgaccagtacaagggggcaacattgtattttctcttctagaaaaagagaggaatatttcctacaacaagacaagggggcattttggtttacgaaagacaatttgatcctttcagcaagtgacaccgaatATTTTTATCAGTGAGACGAGGAGTAATGAATGATCGTCTCAAAATATTTGACGAGTTagaaaatctttagcaagcaagtgggtcacgatgggcaccatAAATGCTAAGTTGTGCAAATAAATCTGGAAATAGACTTAtatgggccaactcgagtgggctagaagccaagcgacaaaaatgacccaaaacCGGAGGTAACAAGTTctcatcagtcaagcaacaagaagactaagaagaaatgggggcctatatttcaaatcaggtaaagatgcatgcatatcatctaaactttgagacattggacaatgagttttgcaaatctCATTAGAGAAAATTCCAACGGAATCCATcgagtggaaggccaacttgaaatggccaaagattgaaattgttgttgaaatttttttcacttttgagaatttttcatcccgggcaggccgcccatgagaattaggccatcTAGAAAAATCTCTACGCTTTCCGCTtagagtgcctttgagcactcgttttcttcttggagcgcctttgagccctcactttcttcttcaagtgcctttgagcactcgccttCTCCTTCGAGTGCCTTTAAGCACTCGCCTTCCTTTTTGAGTGCCTCTAAGCCCTTGTTTTcctctttgagtgcctttgagcactccctttcctcttcgagcgcctttgagcactcgtttgcctcttcgagcgcctttgagcactcacttccccttcaagtgcctttgagcaccagtgcctctgagcactcgcttcctctttaagtgcctttgagcaccagtgcctctgagcactcacctttcccttcaagtgcctttgagcaccagtgcctctgagcactccctttcccttcaagtgcctttgagcaccagtgcctctgagcactcgcttcctctttaagtgcctttgagcaccagtgcctctgagcaccagtgcctctgagcactcatttttccctttaagtgcctttgagcaccagtgcctctaagcactcgcttttcccttcaagtgcctttgagcaccagtgcctttgagcacttgcttttcccttcaagtgcctttgagcacttgcttttcccttcaagtgcctttgagcatcagtgcctctgagcaccagtgcctctgagcacttgTTTTCCCTTTCaggtgcctttgagcaccagtgcctttgagcacttgcttttcccttcaagtgcctttgagcaccagtgcctctgagcactcgtttttcccttcaagtgcctttgagcactagtgcctttgagcaccagtgcctctgagcactcgcttttcccttcaagtgcctttgagcaccagtgcctctgagcactcgcttcctcTTGAAGTgtctttgagcaccagtgcctctgagcactcacttttcccttcaagtgcctttgagcaccagtgcctctgagcactccctttcccttcaagtgcctttgagcaccactgcctctgagcactcgcttcctcttgaagtgcctttgagcaccagtgcctctgagcactcacttttcccttcaagtgcctttgagcaccagtgcctctgagcactccctttcccttcaagtgcctttgagcaccagtgcctctgagcactcgttttccctttcaagtgcctttgagcaccagtgcctctgagcactcgcttttcccttcaagtgcctttgagcactagtgcctctaagcactcgctttccttttggagtgcctttgagcactcgctttcctctttgagtgcctttgagcactcgttttcctctttgagttgcctttgagcactcgttttcctcttcgagtgcctttgagccctcacattcttttgagtgcgccttcgagccctcattttcttttttttacttttacttggataggtcacccatcataatgaggccacttctaaaaaacaaaaaaacaaaataaaaaaaagtgggtcgtcttccaaatgacttgtttcttgttttctacTCTCTCTCtaaaggtcgtgtgtcaatctactgttttctaagttttcaagacaaaaaaaaaaaaaaggggttctttctctatctacttttctttataaatttactacacaaagataaaagaaaataaaattttccaatatctttgcatagtaaatattataaagagggggcaactgtcataacccaatttttgaccattttatttttattattattattattttatttattgaaaaaggataaaaaaaatttgatgaaaaaataataatgatgatgaaaaaacaagtaaaatgaaataaatgaagcatggattaaattttgggttaagggcaatatgaatggaagttttgggttttaattaaactttggaattaatttaattaagcttggaattaatttatttaatccaattaagggtttaattggagaattgataaatttttagacttaattaagcttgaaattaatttaattcatccaatcaaggatttaattggagaattaataagttttgagacttaattaagcttgaaattaatttaattaatccaattaagggtttaattggagaattgatacgtttttggacttaattaagcttgaaattaatttaattaatccaatcatggacttaattgaagaaatatcaaagtttgaggTTTAATCGGGGtccaaattaagaaaattaaaatccaaggaccaactTGAAAATGGCGCAGAAATGTAAGGatcaaattacattttaatCAGGGGTTTGATTGCAAATTAGAAGAATCGCAAGGACCAAATTCGCAACCagcaaaacggcaccgttttctCTGCAACTGTTCACCATCTCTACAACGGCTCTGCAATTAAAGGCAGAGGCGTTTCGTCCGTTGGCGCTGACGTTTCTTCATTGAAGGCGCCGGTTACGGGACATTTAGGAGGGCAGTCGTTTCCACCACCAAGGCTGCCGCTGTCTCTATAAAAGCTAAGTGAAGGAGACCTCGCGAGAGAAAGGAGAGgagacagagaaagaaaaacccaaaaaccagAGCACAAGACACACAGAGAACAAAAAACCCAGAAGTAGAGTGAACAAAAAGGAGTTAAACAGAGAGCTAAACCCATCTTTTGTTTAGTCCCAGAATCCAATCACACACAATCGAAAAatcagagaaaaaacaaaacagaggaaAAAGCAGAGCAACACGCAGAGAGCAAGGAAGGAAAAGGGCAGTATACACACAAACAAGGATTGTCCCTGCCATTGTTTTATCCCTGCaacagaaaaaaggaaaaaagactcAACAATTGACATCCACAGTAAACCGGAGTCTTCAttgtaaggttttttttcaCCCTTTCAAATCTACTGGAACCCGAAAGCAATCGGTGAACACAGAAGCAAAGGAAAGAAGAGGACGGAGCAGAGGAGAAAAGGTGGTGTCAATCAGCCAGAGCTTTACCATCGTCTTCATCGCCTCGTAGAGCAGGTACGTTGTTcctct from Populus alba chromosome 14, ASM523922v2, whole genome shotgun sequence includes:
- the LOC140954565 gene encoding uncharacterized protein; this translates as MENEERTQLDAQHQKELNSLKEDVARLTSLLEQTLRSKSGEGTSSQPTFTTQVPPTPPVFFNLPNMGAGGSSPEPQYATHFPAQPIYPMRIPHADELTLEGSHKEKMIGAEGLEKWAALEERIRAVEGNHLYDPVKAAEMCLVPNVVIPKKFRVLEFIKYTGTQCPITHLKSYCNKMVEVVQDEKLLIHFFQDSLSDVALTWYMRLDNTKIRGWKYLVDAFIKQYKFNVDIAPDRSSLHSLEKGYKESVREYAQRWRETAAQVNPPLLEKEMIAERIEQAIRTGRITDPSEKRGFVGRKKEADVHNVEGEGKGRKHNFRPPMTIPPTSNINFTSPYLKNQTNTQNIPYRQNNTFYPRRSFPTNQEELPPLPMPLSEMYQRLLSIGQVTPVHLTPLQPPFPQWYQPDQKCEYHAGIAGHNIDSCLAFKRRILQLIKAGWISFDDFPNVKSNPLPHHASGSGGVNALEEEERGANVLKLSMEGLYKMLKQAGYLQTPLKKQAIGHKGEYCEYHQHMGHHINSCKEFRVKVEDMMTLGVLRIGVPEEKLVGTMTGFDKKVEVCRYQPTERGPLRMILARPTITISGNYNAIPHNYGYSFHTARPTPTLHAEIGGLTRSGRYYTPEELEDQRRVKGKNVVELAKMDEVNKPVSDEEANEFLKLMKHSEYSVVDQLKKTPARISLLSLVLSSELHKNALQKVLNEAYFPQDITQDSIEHLVGRIQATNYLYFTNDELDHEGTGHNKPLYITVKCKNCVIAKVLIDNGSALNVLPRHVLDKMPVDVSHMKPSTMTARAYDGSPRPIMGNIDVELVIGPQPFQVTLQVMDIHPTYNMLLGRPWIHAARAVASSLHQRVKFIINGNLVTVRAEEALAMVRNVSIPYIEAEENKDRNLHAFEVVNAEWVPENTVRRKPEVSEAARMAVKYFLKHGLPFQYDPITGMPERINVIKRKCADQRFGLGFKPRKEDFMRAAEFKRERRLARIEGREPNEGRIRIPPIHVTFPRPVQVINAGGEIERMSKEFSSATIHHLEEINKQEPQGGFEDKESPYEELPQLTVSALEDGLPEFVRRLTKGEELNNWEIQEVPVIFKKESKSGTTINLQTHCIENNWPNFDKIVTSINDEEDGEDDFEEFKKLIKQSEHAWEPAKEELELINVSTEHDKKELKIGMLINTAMRSELVALLQEYVDIFAWSYADMPGLDTEIVVHTLPLIEGCRPVKQKLRRTRPDVLLKVKEEITRQWDAGFLEVVEYSEWVSNIVAVPKKDNKIRVCVDFRDLNRASPKDDFLLPHIDVLVDNAAKSSTYSFMDGFSGYNQIKMAEEDKRKTTFITPWGTYCYKVMPFGLKNAGATYQRAMVALFHDMMHKEIEVYVDDMITKSKDEESHIPALRKLFERLRKYQLKLNPAKCTFGVKSGKLLGFVVSNKGIEVDPDKVKAIQDMPAPKTEKEVRGFLGILEHGMKIAKNQAFDKIKQYLQKPPLLVPPVHGRPLILYLTVTKSAMGCVLGQQNESGRKGQAIYYLSKKFTECESRYSMVGKLCCSLVWSAKRLRQYMLYYTTWMISRMDPLKYIFEKPYMSSRIARWQVLLAEYDIIYMTRKSVKGSAIADHLADNAIEDYKPLNFDFPDEDVLVTEKEEKSGWWAMYFDGAVNVSGNGAGAVIISPEGKQYPISVKLHFSCTNNTAEYEACIHGLEAALEMNVGKLEVYGDSMLIICQVKGEWQTRDEKLRPYQEYLSKLAESFDEIEFTHLGRDKNQFADALATLASMAMIDCGAKIQPVSIEIRNSPSHCCLIEEETDKDPWYTDIKRFIQHQEYPSGASKIDKRTLRRMAMEYYIDGEILYKRSFDGTLLRCLSDLEANQALQEVHGGICATHANGHMMARQMQRAGYFWLTMEKDCINYVRRCHKCQVYSDKVNAPPTPLFNMVSPWPFAMWGIDVIGPINPKASNGLRFILVAIDYFTKWVEACSYAYVTQKVVKRFIKKDLICRYGVPERVVTDNAQNFNGKMIMEICTKWKIKHSNSSPYRPKMNDAVKAANKNIKKIVQKMVITYKDWHEWLPYALHAYRIAVRTSTGATPYSLVYGMEAVVPLEVEIPSLRVLMESGLEESDWVKLRYEQLNMISERRLAAICHHQLYQRRMAKAYDRKVRPREFKEGDLVLRKVLSIPGEDRSKWAPNYEGPYIVKKTFSGGALILTRMDGEDVVRPVNSDSVKKYYP